A portion of the Luxibacter massiliensis genome contains these proteins:
- a CDS encoding FprA family A-type flavoprotein: protein MYCVRKVTEDLYWVGGTDRRLELFENIFPIPGGVSYNSYLLLDEKTVLFDTVDDSIGRQFLENIEAVLDGRALDYLVINHMEPDHCSLIDDLLLRYPGLQIIGNAKTFPMIDQFYNIDLEGKKNVIKEGDTFSCGKHTLHFVMAPMVHWPEAMMTYDAADKILFSADAFGTFGAMSGTIFNDEVNFDRDWLDDARRYYTNIVGKYGAQVQNVLKKASALDIRYICPLHGPIWRNHLEYIIDKYDTWSKYEPEVRGVMIACASMYGNTENAANVLAAKLADAGITHMIVHDISRTHVSQLIADSFKYSHLVLAAPTYNGGIYPIMANFLDDMKALNIQNRTVAVLGNGSWAPMSSKLMEAKVSEMKNMTLLTENFAVKSSLKNEQMHALDELAKTLVGSLKGEN, encoded by the coding sequence ATGTACTGTGTTAGAAAGGTAACTGAAGATCTGTACTGGGTAGGGGGAACTGACCGGCGCCTGGAGTTGTTTGAAAATATTTTTCCCATTCCCGGCGGTGTTTCCTATAACTCCTATTTGCTTCTGGATGAAAAAACTGTTTTGTTTGATACGGTAGATGACTCCATCGGCCGCCAGTTTCTGGAGAATATAGAAGCTGTGCTGGATGGCAGGGCACTGGATTATCTGGTCATCAACCATATGGAGCCGGACCACTGTTCCCTCATCGATGATTTACTGCTCCGCTATCCTGGCCTGCAGATTATCGGAAATGCCAAAACCTTCCCCATGATAGACCAATTTTATAATATAGACCTGGAAGGCAAAAAAAATGTAATCAAGGAAGGGGACACATTCTCCTGCGGAAAACATACCCTCCATTTCGTCATGGCGCCTATGGTCCACTGGCCGGAGGCTATGATGACTTATGATGCTGCGGATAAAATACTGTTTTCTGCCGATGCCTTTGGTACCTTCGGTGCAATGAGCGGCACCATATTTAATGATGAAGTGAATTTTGACAGAGACTGGCTGGATGATGCCCGCCGGTATTATACAAATATCGTGGGGAAATATGGCGCCCAGGTCCAGAATGTCCTGAAAAAGGCCTCCGCCCTGGACATCCGCTACATCTGCCCTCTCCATGGCCCAATCTGGAGAAATCACCTGGAGTATATCATTGACAAGTATGACACCTGGAGCAAATATGAACCTGAAGTCAGGGGGGTCATGATTGCATGTGCTTCCATGTACGGAAATACTGAGAACGCCGCGAACGTCCTGGCAGCTAAACTGGCCGATGCCGGTATTACACACATGATTGTCCATGATATTTCCAGAACCCATGTCTCACAGCTCATAGCGGACAGCTTCAAGTACAGCCATCTGGTTCTGGCAGCGCCTACTTACAATGGAGGAATATATCCAATCATGGCCAATTTCCTCGATGATATGAAGGCCCTCAATATCCAGAACCGTACAGTGGCAGTCCTGGGAAATGGATCTTGGGCGCCCATGTCCTCCAAACTGATGGAGGCCAAAGTTTCAGAGATGAAAAATATGACGCTGCTGACAGAGAATTTTGCAGTGAAGTCTTCTCTGAAGAATGAACAGATGCATGCACTGGACGAGCTGGCTAAAACACTTGTTGGCAGCCTGAAGGGGGAAAACTAA
- a CDS encoding eCIS core domain-containing protein, whose amino-acid sequence MYEYEQKIRASKRPNKTGIPNHMKDKFEEHSGFSFDHVKVHYNSPKPAQFQALAYTQGTDVYIGPGQEKHLNHELGHVVQQMQGIVHPTSYIHGMPVNNEKKLEEGADHLD is encoded by the coding sequence ATGTATGAATATGAACAAAAAATAAGAGCGTCCAAACGCCCCAATAAGACAGGTATTCCAAACCATATGAAAGACAAATTCGAGGAACATTCCGGCTTTTCTTTCGACCATGTCAAAGTCCATTATAATTCTCCTAAACCGGCTCAGTTTCAGGCTCTGGCCTACACCCAGGGGACAGATGTCTATATCGGTCCCGGGCAGGAAAAACACTTAAACCATGAGCTGGGACACGTGGTGCAGCAGATGCAGGGAATCGTGCACCCCACTTCGTATATCCATGGGATGCCTGTAAATAACGAAAAGAAGCTGGAAGAAGGGGCAGATCACCTGGACTGA
- a CDS encoding LytTR family transcriptional regulator DNA-binding domain-containing protein → MTTEERDYIYILDEDKIWLKVMLHDIYYIETIKSSHYCEVVTREGRGRLHADITPLQKELPWYFFKTRASTLANLKLVGKVDTAKRILYFDDLVSCTYTERVAKELKRILRLKSYRRYGGMTDEDHTDASL, encoded by the coding sequence GTGACTACGGAAGAAAGGGATTATATCTATATATTAGATGAAGATAAAATATGGCTGAAAGTTATGCTGCATGATATTTATTATATTGAAACTATTAAATCCAGCCATTACTGTGAAGTGGTTACAAGGGAGGGCAGAGGAAGGCTCCATGCGGATATCACTCCGCTGCAGAAGGAACTTCCCTGGTATTTTTTTAAAACCCGGGCATCTACGCTTGCAAATCTTAAGCTGGTTGGCAAAGTAGATACAGCAAAGAGGATTTTATATTTTGATGACCTGGTATCCTGTACATATACAGAGAGAGTGGCTAAAGAATTGAAAAGGATTCTGAGGCTGAAAAGCTACAGAAGATATGGAGGAATGACAGATGAAGATCACACAGATGCTTCCCTTTGA